From the Oscillatoria salina IIICB1 genome, the window AAGCACCAAGTTATTAACAATAACCTAAATTTATGACACCGAGCCGAGACTTGGGAGAAGCAGGCAAATCCTTCCCGACGATCGCCACAAAAGATTTTTCAATTTTAATGCCTAGACCTGGTTGGCAAAAGATCCTGGGTCTGATGTTTGCCGATACTTAGCGTTAGGAACAACTAAACCGAAGGACAACTGCTTCAGCTTGGTGTCAGTGGTGCCACTGTTAGAGTTTTTTACTCAAGTAAAGAAAAAAAGGCAAGATCCCTATTACTAAGAGTGCGATCGGTACTTAATCATAATCGATTGAGCTTGAGAGGCAGCAACCCAAACTTTGGCGATCGCGAATCAAAATTGCCTTACTCGTCTCAACAACTAACAATTAACAAACACTAAAGAGAGCCTGGACATCCGTAATGGGAAAAAAAATCCAGCAATTTTTATGAATACAAGTCAGCTTTTAATTGCGAGCGATCTTTTGGATAGATATACAGAAGGAGAACGAAATTTTCAAGGAGCCAACCTAGTAAAAGCTAATTTGAGCCGAGTGAATTTAAATCGAGCTAATCTCAGTGGAGCCTTGCTCAAGAAAGCGAATTTAACTGAAATTAAGCTGATTAGAGCGAATCTCAGTAATGTAGATTTGACCAAAGCTAATTTAGCTAAAGCCAAACTTGTAGACACCAATTTCTCGAAATCTCGCTTGATGCAAGCAATTTTAATCGGCGCAGATTTGAGCGGCGCAATCTTGAGCGCAGCGAATCTTTCAGGAGCAGATTTAAGCGACGCTTGTTTGATTAGCAGTAGTTTAATTAACGCTGAGTTATTATCAGGAACTAAACTAAGATCGGCTAATCTCACGGGGGCAACTCTTTCCAGGGCTAATCTGACAGAAGCTGACTTCAGCCAAGCCACGCTTACGAGAGCTATTCTTACCCAAGCTGAGTTAAGCGCAGCATCCTTCAAAGAAGCAATTCTGATTGGCGCTTATTTAAGTCGGGCTAACTTAAGCAAAGCGAACTTAAGCGGAGCAGATTTAACCGAAGCCGACTTACGTTATGCGAATTTAGCCGGAGCAAATCTGAAAGGAACAAACTTAGAAGGAGCAGACTTGAGCGAAGCAAATTTAACCGGGGCTAACCTCAGTAAAGCGAACTTACAAGGAGCAGAACTAAGTAAAGCAAACTTACAAAGAGCGAAACTCACTCATGCTAATCTTTCCGGGACAAATTTGCTCAAAGCCAACTTATGTCAAGCCAATCTTGCCAAAGCCAACTTGTTTCAAGCAGGTTTATTACTTGCTTGTTTAAAACAGGCAAATTTAAATAAAGCTAATCTTAAGGGCGCAAACTTAATTGGGGCTAACCTACAGGGAGCAAATCTCGTTACCGCTTATCGGGAAGAAGCAATTATGCCCAACGGGAGCAAATGCGAAGAAAATTAGCAATCTTTACCCTTAAGTTAACTGAATCAATCCCAATCAATCCCAGCAAAAAAAAATCATAGTAGCTATTGAGGAGACTTTGCGCCTATGCTATAACTAGATACTTTGGAACATAATTAGGTGGAGTAAATCGAGAAGAATGAAAAAAGTGGGTACCCATCTGGTCGTGGACGCTTGGCAAGCGCCTGGAGAATTGCTCAACGACCCCGAGCGAATTCGCCGTGCCTTGATCGACGCGATCGCTGCTGGAGAGGCAACACTTATAGATTTGTGCGTACACCAGTTTAGTCCCCACGGAGTAACGGCAACGGCAACTTTAGCAGAGTCTCACATCGCAATTCATACTTGGCCCGAATATGGTTATTTTGCTGCGGATTTGTTCTTCTGCGGTCAAGGGCAGCCCAAGGAAGCCATGAAGCTTTTACAAACTGCTCTGCAAGCAAAGAAAATGGAAATGAGAGAAATCGATCGCGGTTTTCCGGCTTCAGCAATACCTACAGAGCAGTTGTTAGAAAATTCAGTTTATGAGGATGTGGCTTAGTTTATGCTCTGGTGAAGAAAATCGAAAGATAGAAGTGTGGGGGAAAACTGAGAGTGGTTTTCCCTTTACTGTTGAAAAAAAGAAGTTTGACGCTCCCCTGCCTAAAGGCGCGGGGATTCTTGGTTCAACGACACTCCTTACAACTAAAAGGAATCAGTCTCGCCGATTCGACCCCTCCCTTGACAAATTAACAAAAAAGCAATTTTATCAAGAGCGGCAATTAGTTCCAGTGGGATATATCTCCCCAAGCGTAAATTCTCGTGCGCCCCACGATACTCGAAAAAGCAAATTTCTTAACCACTGGTTTTCGGTACTCTGTCGAGTCCGGTGCGTTTTTTAAGAGGTTGTTCGCGCCTCATGTACTGGTATCGCTTTACGTCGTCAACTTAAGACAGTACCGACGAATCCTGTCTGTACCAGGCTACTTTCTTAGAATAGCATCAAAGCCGTCCTATAAGGACGGGGCTTGAAACCCATTATTCTTGGTCAATTTTGCCTATGGGAAATTTCCCACAGCTTTTCGATCCGTGACTACAATTGATCTAGTTGCCTTATTTTCTCCTTCGATCGCGTCAGTACCAGATCAATCGTGTTTGAAATAATTTTAATTTTTATTTTTGCCCTTATGCCTTTGTTAATTTCTCTGTTGCTACTGAGAAAAGCTAAACAGAGATGGCAAGCAAGACTCCGGCAAATGAGAAATTTTCGTCAGAGACAGACTATTGCTTCTCCGTCGAGAGAAGGATCTCGCTTTGAGATTGGTAATTATTTTATCGGCGATCTTACCTGTCGTTATAATGCGCGATCGCCTCACGTTCGCTGTGCTGTTAATCCTGATGGTCCTTGTGAGGGTTGTCGCC encodes:
- a CDS encoding pentapeptide repeat-containing protein, with product MNTSQLLIASDLLDRYTEGERNFQGANLVKANLSRVNLNRANLSGALLKKANLTEIKLIRANLSNVDLTKANLAKAKLVDTNFSKSRLMQAILIGADLSGAILSAANLSGADLSDACLISSSLINAELLSGTKLRSANLTGATLSRANLTEADFSQATLTRAILTQAELSAASFKEAILIGAYLSRANLSKANLSGADLTEADLRYANLAGANLKGTNLEGADLSEANLTGANLSKANLQGAELSKANLQRAKLTHANLSGTNLLKANLCQANLAKANLFQAGLLLACLKQANLNKANLKGANLIGANLQGANLVTAYREEAIMPNGSKCEEN
- the speD gene encoding adenosylmethionine decarboxylase, with the protein product MKKVGTHLVVDAWQAPGELLNDPERIRRALIDAIAAGEATLIDLCVHQFSPHGVTATATLAESHIAIHTWPEYGYFAADLFFCGQGQPKEAMKLLQTALQAKKMEMREIDRGFPASAIPTEQLLENSVYEDVA
- a CDS encoding DUF6464 family protein, yielding MFEIILIFIFALMPLLISLLLLRKAKQRWQARLRQMRNFRQRQTIASPSREGSRFEIGNYFIGDLTCRYNARSPHVRCAVNPDGPCEGCRHYEARD